Proteins encoded in a region of the Oncorhynchus gorbuscha isolate QuinsamMale2020 ecotype Even-year linkage group LG16, OgorEven_v1.0, whole genome shotgun sequence genome:
- the LOC124000225 gene encoding permeability factor 2-like encodes MSIRMSASLVVVLLALLTITEGMSLRGMGADLRCRCIETESRRIGKLIKKVEMFPPSSHCRDTEIIATLSKSGQEICLDVSAPWVKKVIEKMLANNK; translated from the exons ATGAGCATCAGAATGTCAGCCAGCCTTGTCGTTGTGCTCCTGGCCCTCCTGACCATTACTGAGG GGATGAGTCTGAGAGGCATGGGGGCTGACCTGCGGTGTCGCTGCATTGAGACGGAGAGCAGACGCATTGGtaaactcattaagaaggtggAGATGTTCCCTCCCAGCTCGCACTGCAGAGACACTGAGATCAT TGCCACTCTGAGCAAGAGCGGTCAGGAGATTTGTCTGGATGTCAGCGCTCCTTGGGTCAAGAAGGTCATTGAGAAGATGCTGGCCAA CAACAAATGA